The Sylvia atricapilla isolate bSylAtr1 chromosome 5, bSylAtr1.pri, whole genome shotgun sequence genome includes a window with the following:
- the IAPP gene encoding islet amyloid polypeptide, with translation MYNLKLSVFFIALSVTLSCLEATPIERLLSVADDLSDGTSKRQGWMLPVMSQNTLSGLSEEMPEQPAEKTKSHQLEKRKCNTATCVTQRLADFLVRSSSSVGAVYPPTNVGSYTYGKRDTEGLLSREPQSHAQL, from the exons ATGTACAACCTAAAGCTGTCAGTTTTCTTCATTGCACTTTCTGTCACTCTGAGCTGTTTGGAAGCTACACCTATTGAGAG ATTACTGTCTGTGGCTGATGATCTATCTGATGGTACTTCCAAGAGACAAGGATGGATGTTGCCTGTAATGTCACAGAATACACTCTCAGGACTCAGTGAGGAAATGCCAGAACAACcagcagaaaagacaaaaag CCaccagctggagaagaggaaatgcaACACGGCCACGTGCGTGACGCAGCGCTTGGCCGACTTCCTGGTGCGCTCCAGCAGCAGCGTCGGGGCCGTTTACCCACCCACAAACGTGGGCTCCTACACGTATGGAAagagggacactgaggggctaTTGAGCAGAGAACCCCAAAGCCATGCACAGCTTTAG
- the LOC136361515 gene encoding solute carrier organic anion transporter family member 1A2-like translates to MKEPEKPRAEDKICCISKLKVFLLALSLAFLGKTMSGAYMNSMYTQIEKQFNIPASLVGIINGSFEIGNLLLIAFVSYFGAKLHRPRIIALGCTILSFGCLLISLPHFLFGRYHIESSISQRENFSVMPLCLVNQNLSSSPTEEPSTECEKEPGSLLWIFVMVGNIVRGMGETPIMPLGISYLEDFAKAENSPFYLACLHTATVIGPFLGLLLASFCAELFVDIGSVGADEITITATDARWVGAWWLGILICALLNLLVGIPFWFLPKSLVKEGETNETEEANEKSVAPLQENDKNENKQTMYEIAKDFIPFLKALFHNPVYMLFICITVLQFSAFDGMISFMPKYLEQQFGKSASDAIFLIGVYNLPVLCVGYFSGGLFMKKFKINVYQAANIAFWVSLLEYLLYFAAFWTVCDTSPVAGLTVSYQGIEQVSYAENTLLAGCNMDCDCPLKTWDPVCGNNGITYVSPCLAGCKSSRGTGRSVVFENCTCVAASGFSSQNISATLGQCDGHENCNKMLHYFLILQLVCSFVFSLAAMPGYMVLIRSLKPEEKSFGVGIHGLASRVFAGIPSPIYFGALIDTTCLKWGTMTCGGEGACRMYDIVTYRWLYLGLPAVLRGVSYVPSTVVLLILKKKMKSEKQILNAPIEMQDKEQEAVK, encoded by the exons ATGAAGGAGCCTGAGAAGCCACGTGCAGAGGACAAAATCTGCTGCATTTCCAAGCTGAAG GTATTTCTGCTGGCACTGTCACTTGCATTCCTTGGGAAAACGATGTCTGGTGCTTACATGAACAGCATGTACACACAGATAGAGAAACAATTTAATATCCCAGCTTCTTTAGTGGGAATCATTAATGGAAGCTTTGAAATTG GTAACTTGCTGCTGATAGCATTTGTGAGTTACTTTGGAGCAAAGCTTCACAGGCCCAGAATAATTGCTTTGGGCTGCACAATTCTGTCATTTGGATGCCTTTTGATATCActtcctcattttctgtttggaaG ATATCATAttgaaagcagcatttcacaACGGGAGAATTTTTCAGTGATGCCTCTGTGCCTTGTTAATCAAAACTTGTCCTCTTCGCCTACAGAGGAACCTTCAACAG AGTGTGAAAAAGAGCCTGGGTCCTTGCTGTGGATATTTGTGATGGTTGGAAACATTGTGAGAGGAATGGGTGAAACTCCCATCATGCCTTTAGGCATTTCTTATTTGGAGGATTTTGCCAAAGCCGAGAATTCACCTTTCTACCTGG CATGTCTACACACAGCAACTGTAATTGGCCCCTTCCTTGGTTTGTTGTTGGCTTCattctgtgcagagctgtttgtTGACATTGGATCAGTAGGTGCAG atGAGATAACTATAACAGCTACTGATGCTCGCTGGGTTGGAGCATGGTGGCTGGGCATTTTGATTTGTGCACTGCTGAATCTTCTTGTGGGAATACCATTTTGGTTTTTGCCCAAGTCACTTGTGAAGGAAGGTGAAACCAATGAAACTGAGGAGGCAAATGAAAAAAGTGTAGCACCGTTGcaagaaaatgataaaaatgaaaacaaacagaccATGTATGAAATTGCTAAAG ATTTCATCCCCTTCCTCAAGGCTCTGTTTCACAACCCGGTGTACATGTTATTTATATGCATAACTGTGTTACAGTTCAGTGCCTTTGATGGCATGATATCCTTCATGCCCAAATAtctggagcagcagtttggAAAATCTGCATCAGATGCCATCTTTTTAATTG GTGTTTACAACTTACCAGTTCTATGCGTTGGGTATTTTTCTGGCGGCTTATTCATGAAGAAATTCAAGATAAATGTCTATCAGGCTGCGAACATAGCATTTTGGGTATCTTTACTGGAATACCTTCTCTACTTTGCTGCCTTTTGGACTGTCTGTGATACCTCACCAGTTGCTGGTCTAACAGTTTCCTATCAAGG AATAGAGCAAGTTTCATATGCAGAAAATACTTTACTGGCTGGCTGCAACATGGATTGTGATTGCCCACTTAAAACATGGGACCCTGTTTGTGGGAACAACGGAATCACTTATGTGTCACCTTGTCTTGCTGGGTGTAAATCCTCAAGAGGAACTGGAAGAAGTGTG GTGTTTGAAAACTGCACCTGTGTTGCAGCCTCAGGGTTTTCATctcaaaacatttctgcaaCTCTGGGCCAGTGTGATGGACATGAAAACTGCAACAAGATGctccattattttttaatattgcagCTAGTCTGCAGCTTCGTTTTTTCCTTAGCAGCCATGCCTGGATACATGGTCTTAATAAG GTCTCTAAAGCCTGAAGAGAAGTCTTTTGGAGTGGGTATCCATGGGCTGGCTTCAAGAGTATTTG CTGGAATTCCATCTCCCATTTATTTTGGAGCTTTGATAGATACCACTTGCTTGAAGTGGGGTACTATGACTTGTGGTGGAGAAGGAGCATGTAGGATGTATGATATTGTCACATACAG gTGGCTCTATCTTGGCCTGCCAGCAGTGTTACGTGGAGTGTCCTATGTCCCAAGCACAGTAGTTCTCCTCATTTTAAAGAAGAAGATGAAATCTGAAAAGCAAATCTTAAATGCCCCAATAGAAATGCAGGATAAAGAACAAGAAGCAGTGAAATAG